A window of the Novipirellula caenicola genome harbors these coding sequences:
- a CDS encoding DUF1501 domain-containing protein has translation MNSHSRPDPTRRHFFQDCGVGLGKMALASLIAGGAKHALAGQDDVSQPSSVRPTHFPAKAKRVIFLFMAGAPSQLDLFDNKPKLAELAGQPIPPSVIGNQRYAFIQPDAAVLGPQFPFAKYGESGAELSDRLPYLSKVVDDISFVKSCTTDLFNHAPAQLLFNTGNQLPGRPSMGAWLSYGLGSEANDLPSFVVLKSGGNLSGGAAMWGSGFLPGSHQGVPFRESGDPILNVTNPAGFDTQAQRDSLDLIRKMNQKRQSVVFDPEIETRIRSYEMAYRMQTRAPELMDFQSESAETLAMYGAEPGNASKSFANNCLLARRLAERGVRFIQVYHSGWDHHSNVAGGLKSQCAATDQGCAALIQDLKQRGLLDETLVVWGGEFGRTPMVESSAALGRSMGRDHHPQAFTMWFSGGGIKPGITLGATDELGFNITERPVHVHDIQATILHCLGLDHQRLSVNFRGLNVKLTGVEEHHPVKELLA, from the coding sequence ATGAATTCTCACTCACGACCCGATCCAACCCGCCGCCATTTTTTCCAAGATTGTGGTGTCGGACTTGGCAAAATGGCACTCGCATCACTGATCGCTGGCGGAGCGAAGCATGCTTTGGCCGGGCAAGATGACGTGTCGCAACCGAGTTCGGTGCGTCCGACTCACTTTCCTGCCAAAGCCAAACGGGTGATCTTTTTATTCATGGCCGGGGCACCCAGCCAACTCGACTTGTTTGACAACAAACCCAAACTGGCTGAACTCGCCGGACAGCCGATCCCACCGTCGGTGATCGGTAACCAACGTTACGCGTTCATCCAACCTGATGCGGCGGTACTGGGGCCACAGTTCCCGTTTGCCAAGTATGGCGAAAGCGGCGCCGAGCTATCGGATCGCTTGCCCTATTTGTCCAAAGTCGTCGATGACATCTCGTTCGTAAAATCATGCACCACCGATCTGTTCAATCACGCCCCGGCCCAATTGTTGTTCAATACCGGCAATCAGTTGCCGGGGCGACCGAGCATGGGAGCTTGGTTGAGCTATGGGCTTGGCAGCGAAGCGAACGATCTGCCCTCGTTTGTCGTGCTAAAAAGTGGCGGCAACTTGAGTGGCGGAGCGGCGATGTGGGGCAGCGGATTCTTGCCTGGTTCGCATCAAGGCGTTCCTTTTCGCGAGTCGGGCGATCCGATTTTAAATGTCACCAACCCAGCCGGTTTCGACACGCAGGCTCAGCGAGACTCGCTCGATCTGATTCGCAAGATGAATCAGAAACGCCAATCGGTGGTGTTTGATCCTGAAATCGAAACCCGGATTCGTTCGTACGAGATGGCGTATCGAATGCAGACGCGGGCTCCTGAGTTGATGGATTTCCAAAGCGAGTCGGCTGAGACGCTTGCGATGTACGGTGCCGAGCCTGGCAATGCGTCCAAATCGTTTGCTAACAACTGCTTACTTGCTCGCCGTTTGGCAGAGCGAGGCGTGCGTTTTATCCAGGTTTACCACTCGGGATGGGACCACCACAGCAACGTCGCCGGCGGGCTAAAGTCGCAATGTGCCGCGACCGATCAAGGCTGTGCCGCGTTGATCCAGGATTTGAAGCAGCGTGGATTGCTGGACGAAACGTTGGTCGTCTGGGGCGGCGAGTTTGGCCGAACACCGATGGTCGAATCGAGTGCCGCGTTGGGACGCAGCATGGGGCGCGACCATCATCCGCAAGCGTTCACGATGTGGTTTTCAGGCGGCGGGATCAAACCAGGAATCACGCTCGGCGCAACGGATGAACTCGGATTTAACATCACCGAGCGACCGGTCCATGTGCATGACATCCAAGCCACGATCCTGCACTGCCTTGGACTGGATCATCAACGGCTGAGCGTCAATTTTCGCGGACTGAACGTCAAACTTACGGGCGTCGAAGAGCACCACCCGGTCAAAGAATTGTTGGCGTAG
- a CDS encoding ATP-grasp domain-containing protein: protein MKWTDQYRLATCRIQRKPSVLFSRKHDWNNAIGQSLRDYVPFCYNLSDVNVRRFDLLFPLTVRDEKYFNLHHRSLHGQKAIVPSTEVIELCDDKQALIHRLTQYGFGEHMPATGCRFEYPYVVKKRVSGFGDGTFIIQNSDDERELETLLNAESHFTLEHISGQEEFATHLVIAKGQVVFSRTCKYFFPPGVYVKGRHGKPVKRQTSDHSPYTGLFEEMLRAIGYEGVCCIDYKPHGSGIKLLEINPRFGATMALFINEALPAYEAAVAAY, encoded by the coding sequence ATGAAATGGACGGATCAATATCGATTGGCGACCTGCCGAATTCAGCGAAAGCCATCGGTGTTGTTTTCACGCAAACACGACTGGAACAACGCGATTGGCCAATCGTTACGGGATTACGTTCCGTTCTGCTACAACCTGTCCGACGTCAATGTCCGGCGTTTTGATTTGCTTTTTCCGCTGACGGTGCGTGACGAAAAGTACTTTAACCTGCACCACCGCTCACTTCATGGCCAAAAGGCGATCGTGCCGAGTACCGAGGTGATCGAATTGTGCGATGACAAACAAGCATTGATTCATCGGTTGACTCAGTATGGTTTTGGCGAGCACATGCCAGCGACGGGCTGTCGATTTGAGTATCCGTATGTCGTGAAGAAACGTGTTTCTGGATTTGGCGATGGAACCTTCATCATCCAAAACTCCGACGATGAACGCGAATTAGAAACGCTGTTGAATGCAGAATCGCATTTCACGCTCGAGCATATCAGTGGACAAGAAGAATTTGCTACCCATCTGGTCATTGCGAAGGGGCAAGTTGTCTTTAGCCGCACCTGCAAATATTTCTTTCCGCCGGGGGTGTATGTCAAAGGACGACATGGCAAACCGGTAAAGCGTCAGACGTCAGACCATTCCCCTTACACCGGCCTTTTCGAAGAGATGTTGAGAGCGATTGGCTACGAGGGCGTTTGCTGTATCGATTACAAACCGCACGGCAGCGGAATCAAGTTGCTGGAGATCAATCCGCGTTTTGGCGCGACGATGGCATTGTTCATCAACGAGGCGCTGCCCGCCTACGAGGCAGCGGTTGCAGCCTACTGA